Proteins co-encoded in one Malus sylvestris chromosome 7, drMalSylv7.2, whole genome shotgun sequence genomic window:
- the LOC126630208 gene encoding uncharacterized protein LOC126630208: MDFIGQIHPASSKGTFIIMAIEYFTKWVEASTVKTITSTAVKKFIEIKILHIYGVPETIVIDHGLSFISKKVEEFASKFKIKMIQSSRYYPQSNGQAEASNKILVNIIKRMVTESPKKWHEKLRDILWAYRTSKSAGTGTTPYALTFEQDVIFPMDINVSSVRIQNKFGLYSEEYIQAMCQGVEDLDVALIEALDKIQEGKRVVAQAYNKNVKLKNLEK, from the coding sequence atggacttcatcgggcaaattCATCCCGCTTCTAGCAAAGGAACATTCATAATTATGGCAATAGagtacttcaccaaatgggtagaagcttcAACAGTGAAGACCATAACCTCAACTGCGGTCAAGAAATTCATCGAGATCAAGATCTTACACATATATGGGGTGCCCGAGACAATTGTTATAGACCACGGgttatcttttatttcaaagaaAGTAGAAGAATTTGCAAGTAAGTTCAAGATTAAGATGATCCAATCTAGTCGTTACTACCCCCAGTCAAATGGTCAAGCAGAAGCCAGCAACAAGATCTTGGTAAACATTATTAAAAGAATGGTGACTGAGAGTCCAAAAAAATGGCATGAGAAATTAAGAGACATTTTGTGGGCTTACAGGACTTCCAAGAGCGCAGGAACTGGAACAACTCCTTATGCCTTAACTTTCGAGCAAGATGTTATATTCCCCATGGATATTAATGTGAGTTCTGTTAGGATTCAAAATAAATTTGGGTTGTACAGTGAAGAATATATTCAAGCTATGTGTCAAGGAGTTGAAGATCTAGATGTAGCCCTAATCGAAGCTCTAGATAAAATTCAAGAGGGGAAGAGAGTTGTTGCCCAAGCATACAATAAAAATGTGAAGTTGAAGAACTTAGAGAAATGA